One Pygocentrus nattereri isolate fPygNat1 chromosome 12, fPygNat1.pri, whole genome shotgun sequence DNA window includes the following coding sequences:
- the LOC108414959 gene encoding cytochrome P450 3A27-like isoform X4: protein MFGIMKTHSDTLVRNLQKKTKQNSGVHVKELFGAYSMDVITSSAFSVDIDSLNNPKDPFVNNVKKILNFDFLKPVFLITLLFPFTIPLLEKMNVAFFPTSATDFFCAVLQKIKAERVAKDHKSRVDFLQLMVDSQTPEKVEAQQGEEIKEGLSDHEILSQSISFIFAGYETSSSTLSFFFYNMATNPETMKKLQEEIDQTFPDKTPVQYDAVMSMDYLDAALNESLRLYPVAARTDRVAKKTVEINGVNIPRGTTVMIPIYPLHRDPEYWPDPDTFNPERFTKENKESIDPYMYIPFGAGPRNCIGMRFALVSMKLAIVEILQRFDVNICDETKIPLELGNDAFLSPKDPIKLRFTPRANSKSDDFCNSNCSKS from the exons ATGTTTGGGATCATGAAGACACATTCAGACACTTTAGTTAGAAACCTGCAGAAGAAAACGAAGCAAAACAGTGGAGTTCACGTTAAAGA GTTGTTTGGAGCGTACAGTATGGACGTGATAACCAGCTCAGCATTCAGCGTTGACATCGATTCTCTGAATAATCCCAAAGATCCGTTTGTGAACAACGTGAAGAAGATCCTGAATTTTGATTTCTTAAAGCCAGTGTTCCTCATTACAC TTTTGTTCCCCTTCACCAtccccctgctggagaaaatGAATGTTGCTTTCTTCCCTACATCTGCGACTGACTTTTTCTGTGCCGTCCTGCAGAAGATCAAGGCTGAAAGAGTGGCCAAAGACCACAAG AGCAGAGTGGACTTTCTGCAGCTAATGGTGGATTCTCAAACACCAGAGAAAGTAGAAGCCCAGCAAGGTGAGGAGATAAAGGAAG GTCTGAGTGACCATGAGATTTTATCTCAGTCCATCTCCTTCATCTTTGCTGGTTATGAGACGAGTAGCAGCACACTGTCCTTCTTCTTCTACAACATGGCCACCAACCCAGAAACAATGAAGAAACTTCAGGAAGAGATCGACCAGACCTTCCCTGATAAG ACTCCAGTTCAGTATGATGCAGTGATGAGTATGGACTATCTGGATGCTGCTCTGAATGAATCTCTGAGGTTGTACCCTGTGGCAGCACGGACTGACAGAGTTGCCAAGAAAACTGTGGAGATTAACGGTGTGAATATCCCCAGGGGAACCACTGTCATGATCCCCATATATCCCCTCCACAGAGACCCTGAATATTGGCCTGATCCGGATACCTTCAACCCTGAGAG GTTCACTAAGGAGAATAAGGAGAGTATAGACCCCTACATGTACATACCTTTCGGTGCAGGACCCAGGAACTGTATCGGAATGAGGTTTGCTCTGGTGTCCATGAAGCTGGCCATCGTAGAGATACTGCAGAGATTCGATGTCAACATTTGTGATGAGACGAAG ATTCCGTTGGAGTTGGGTAATGATGCTTTCCTGTCTCCTAAAGACCCCATCAAACTAAGATTCACCCCTCGAGCTAACTCCAAATCAGACGACTTCTGCAACAGCAATTGCTCTAAATCCTAA